Proteins from one Cryptosporangium minutisporangium genomic window:
- the murC gene encoding UDP-N-acetylmuramate--L-alanine ligase — protein MTEDLSKLSAEDLGRVHVIGIGGVGMLGVARLLLTRGIPVSGSDIKEWPALETLRALGATIHLGQAPANVADVDTVVYSTAIPADNVELVEARRRGLRVLHRAEALVTAMNGRQVIAIAGTNGKTTTTSMVTTVLQHCGVDPSFFIGGEFADAGVGAHHGSGQHFVVEADESDRTFLLYSPYVAIITNLEADHLNTYGDMAGLEAAFRQFIDRVDRNGVVVVCADDAGATRLGEYARSTGRRVFTYGRAADADLRLTEEASDVAGTSYVAVLNGVKLGAVSVAVPGVHLALNSAAALLTAVKLDLDAGKAVESLGQFRGVRRRFELKGVAAGVRVYDEYAYHPTSMTAALTTLRGLAGQGRLIVAFQPYRMYRTVAFQDEIAASLGLADEVVVMEVFGPGEERLPGQGGAPLARAVPLPPDQVVFEPSWSAVATEVVRRARPGDLVVTMGAPPISMLGAEILTALEEQAGLVS, from the coding sequence ATGACCGAAGACCTTTCCAAGCTGTCGGCCGAAGACCTCGGCCGGGTGCACGTCATCGGCATCGGTGGCGTCGGCATGCTCGGCGTGGCGCGACTGCTGCTCACCCGAGGCATTCCGGTCAGCGGCAGCGACATCAAGGAGTGGCCGGCCCTGGAGACGCTCCGCGCGCTCGGTGCGACGATCCACCTCGGACAGGCCCCCGCGAACGTCGCGGACGTCGACACGGTCGTCTACTCGACCGCGATCCCCGCCGACAACGTCGAACTGGTCGAGGCCCGGCGACGCGGGCTGCGGGTCCTGCACCGGGCCGAGGCGCTGGTCACCGCGATGAACGGTCGCCAGGTGATCGCGATCGCCGGGACCAACGGCAAGACCACGACCACCTCGATGGTGACGACGGTGCTGCAGCACTGCGGCGTCGACCCGTCGTTCTTCATCGGCGGCGAGTTCGCCGACGCCGGGGTGGGTGCGCACCACGGCAGCGGGCAGCACTTCGTCGTCGAGGCCGACGAGAGCGACCGCACGTTCCTGCTCTACTCGCCGTACGTGGCGATCATCACGAACCTCGAGGCCGATCACCTCAACACCTACGGCGACATGGCCGGCCTGGAGGCCGCCTTCCGCCAGTTCATCGACCGCGTCGACCGGAACGGCGTCGTGGTCGTCTGCGCCGACGACGCCGGTGCGACGCGCCTGGGGGAGTACGCCCGGTCGACCGGGCGGCGGGTCTTCACGTACGGACGCGCGGCCGACGCCGACCTCCGGCTCACCGAGGAGGCCAGCGACGTCGCCGGAACCTCGTACGTCGCGGTGCTGAACGGCGTGAAGCTCGGCGCGGTGAGCGTCGCGGTGCCCGGCGTCCACCTGGCGTTGAACTCGGCGGCCGCACTGCTGACCGCGGTCAAACTCGACCTGGACGCGGGCAAGGCGGTGGAGTCCCTCGGGCAGTTCCGCGGTGTCCGGCGCCGGTTCGAGCTCAAGGGCGTGGCCGCGGGTGTGCGGGTCTACGACGAGTACGCCTACCACCCGACGTCGATGACCGCGGCGCTCACGACGCTGCGCGGGCTCGCCGGGCAGGGCCGGCTGATCGTGGCGTTCCAGCCGTACCGGATGTACCGAACGGTCGCCTTCCAGGACGAGATCGCCGCCTCGCTGGGGCTGGCCGATGAGGTCGTCGTCATGGAGGTCTTCGGGCCCGGGGAGGAGCGCCTTCCCGGCCAGGGCGGAGCGCCGCTCGCACGGGCGGTGCCGCTGCCGCCCGACCAGGTGGTGTTCGAGCCCTCGTGGTCCGCGGTCGCCACCGAGGTGGTTCGACGTGCCCGTCCGGGCGACCTCGTCGTCACGATGGGTGCTCCGCCGATCTCGATGCTCGGCGCGGAGATCCTGACGGCGCTGGAGGAGCAAGCCGGCCTGGTGAGCTGA
- a CDS encoding UDP-N-acetylglucosamine--N-acetylmuramyl-(pentapeptide) pyrophosphoryl-undecaprenol N-acetylglucosamine transferase, translating into MTALRSVVLAGGGTGGHIEPALALAECIRRYHPDARITCLGTPKGLETEIIPARGWDLELVPAYPLPRRPNADLARTPGRVRRSVAAVAEVLDRVDAEVVIGFGGYVALPAYLAARRKKLPLVVHEVNDPAGVANKVGARLTPFVGLGGDHVTLRHGTVVGVPLRRGIATLDRAAARAAAREHFGLDQDKPVLFVSGGSQGAHSINLAVTAAAGALGAAGIQVLHVIGARNTLDIMPERTGSKYVTLPFLDRMDLGYAAADVMLCRGGALTCAEVAAVGLPAVYVPYPHGNGEQRRNALPVTRAGGGLLVEDAELSASWLEENVIPLLGEPDRIAAMGRAAAGYGRRDGDEALLALVYQAVRENQRAEERA; encoded by the coding sequence GTGACGGCGTTGCGATCGGTCGTCCTGGCCGGAGGCGGGACGGGTGGCCACATCGAGCCGGCACTGGCGTTGGCCGAGTGCATCCGGCGGTACCACCCGGACGCGCGGATCACCTGCCTCGGCACCCCGAAGGGCTTGGAGACCGAGATCATCCCGGCCCGTGGCTGGGACCTGGAGCTGGTACCGGCCTACCCGCTGCCCCGGCGCCCCAACGCCGACCTCGCCCGGACGCCCGGCCGCGTCCGCCGCAGCGTGGCCGCGGTCGCCGAAGTCCTCGACCGGGTGGACGCCGAGGTCGTCATCGGGTTCGGCGGGTACGTCGCGCTCCCGGCCTACCTGGCCGCGCGCCGGAAGAAGCTCCCGCTGGTCGTGCACGAGGTGAACGACCCAGCGGGGGTCGCGAACAAGGTCGGGGCCCGGCTGACGCCGTTCGTCGGGCTCGGCGGGGACCACGTCACGCTGCGGCACGGCACCGTTGTCGGGGTGCCGCTGCGCCGCGGGATCGCCACCCTCGACCGGGCCGCGGCACGAGCGGCCGCCCGCGAGCACTTCGGCCTGGACCAGGACAAGCCGGTGCTCTTCGTCTCCGGCGGGTCCCAGGGCGCGCACTCGATCAACCTGGCGGTCACCGCCGCGGCCGGCGCGCTCGGCGCCGCCGGGATCCAGGTGTTGCACGTGATCGGTGCCCGCAACACGCTCGACATCATGCCCGAGCGGACCGGTTCGAAGTACGTGACGCTGCCGTTCCTCGACCGGATGGATCTCGGGTACGCCGCGGCGGACGTGATGCTGTGCCGGGGCGGGGCGCTGACCTGCGCCGAGGTCGCCGCGGTCGGGCTGCCCGCCGTCTACGTGCCGTACCCGCACGGGAACGGCGAACAACGGCGCAACGCGCTGCCGGTGACGCGCGCCGGTGGCGGACTGTTGGTGGAGGACGCGGAGTTGTCCGCGTCGTGGCTGGAGGAGAACGTGATACCGCTGTTGGGTGAACCCGACCGGATCGCGGCCATGGGCCGCGCGGCTGCCGGGTACGGTCGCCGGGACGGTGACGAGGCCCTGCTCGCGCTGGTGTACCAGGCGGTCCGGGAGAACCAGCGGGCGGAGGAGCGGGCCTGA